From a region of the Campylobacter sp. genome:
- a CDS encoding peptidoglycan DD-metalloendopeptidase family protein produces the protein MTRIFILLFLWIGVVFANNPSVEKFAWPDGVSLLQFMETAGIPASVYYDLDKEDQELAAEVRAGVECQILRDPAGRVSQLLIPVSEELQIHIYRDKFGTFRFVYTPIVYEENSYSLGIQIESSPYQDIIKATGNAALANEFMLVFKNEVNFKKLQKGDRLVILYEQKTRLGKPFGGVNITAGMIEENKKPKSLYFFDDKYYDRSGKKVESFLLITPLVYTRISSYFTPKRFHPILKRYRAHLGVDYAAPKGTKVNAAGAGKISFVGRKNGYGNTVEINHGGGISTLYAHLSGFASGTKAGVSVKQGQLIAYVGSTGLSSGPHLHFGLYKNKQAIDPLKVVKIEKTNVISAEELKFKALVKDMDARMAAAKDGSKNPAKFENYESLITIN, from the coding sequence ATGACTAGAATTTTTATATTGCTTTTTCTGTGGATAGGCGTAGTTTTTGCGAACAACCCCAGCGTAGAGAAGTTTGCCTGGCCAGATGGCGTGAGTCTTCTGCAATTTATGGAAACCGCGGGCATCCCCGCATCTGTATATTACGACCTGGATAAAGAGGATCAAGAGCTTGCCGCTGAGGTGCGAGCGGGCGTGGAGTGTCAAATTTTGCGTGATCCAGCAGGTCGCGTCTCTCAGCTGTTAATCCCTGTCAGTGAGGAGCTTCAGATCCACATATACCGCGATAAATTCGGCACTTTTAGATTCGTTTATACTCCAATAGTTTATGAGGAAAACAGCTACTCTTTAGGAATTCAGATCGAAAGCTCGCCCTATCAAGATATCATCAAAGCTACGGGCAATGCAGCTTTAGCGAATGAGTTTATGCTTGTTTTTAAAAATGAGGTAAATTTTAAAAAGCTGCAAAAGGGCGATCGGCTTGTGATTCTGTATGAGCAAAAGACGCGCCTTGGCAAGCCTTTTGGCGGAGTAAATATCACCGCAGGAATGATCGAGGAAAATAAAAAGCCCAAATCGCTATATTTTTTCGATGATAAATACTACGACCGAAGCGGCAAAAAGGTCGAATCTTTTCTGCTAATTACGCCGCTTGTTTATACTAGAATTTCATCGTATTTTACCCCTAAAAGATTTCATCCGATTTTAAAGCGATATCGCGCGCACTTAGGCGTAGATTATGCAGCCCCCAAAGGCACTAAGGTAAATGCCGCAGGGGCGGGCAAGATTAGCTTCGTAGGGCGTAAAAACGGCTACGGCAACACCGTAGAGATCAACCACGGCGGCGGTATCAGTACGCTTTATGCGCATCTTAGCGGCTTTGCTAGCGGCACAAAAGCAGGCGTTAGCGTCAAGCAAGGTCAGTTAATCGCCTATGTGGGCTCGACCGGGCTTAGTTCGGGACCGCATCTGCACTTCGGACTTTATAAAAATAAGCAGGCTATAGATCCGCTTAAGGTAGTCAAGATTGAAAAAACGAACGTCATAAGCGCCGAAGAGCTTAAATTTAAAGCTCTCGTCAAAGATATGGACGCCAGAATGGCTGCGGCTAAAGACGGCTCGAAAAACCCTGCTAAATTTGAAAACTACGAGTCGCTTATCACGATAAATTAA
- a CDS encoding plasminogen-binding N-terminal domain-containing protein produces MKKALLILGLFLSAAIGAEFNMPRYETALLSVKDGSGEITDSPTIAVGSSGVVMHNFGSGASSIIARAVVTQKSAGKAKVRFEVFDMLAQEALPLPKILPSSGDKVILNFLYDRAIIVAPNAEIYEQVIKAFPNINFIHPDLGGAYLSYNHKPNPSRDDFRKICAQNSAGLIFIAMDKQGVFADCGSFKPLRTFASGSVAYYQLPFYSRVGEIKTVIWDFTNGPISDYDKHYRYLLGLDGDE; encoded by the coding sequence TTGAAAAAAGCTTTACTTATTTTAGGTCTATTTTTAAGTGCGGCGATAGGGGCGGAATTTAATATGCCGCGATACGAAACCGCCCTCCTTAGCGTAAAGGATGGTTCGGGCGAGATCACAGATAGCCCTACGATTGCCGTAGGCAGCAGCGGAGTGGTGATGCATAATTTTGGCAGTGGCGCGAGCTCCATCATCGCACGTGCCGTCGTGACGCAAAAAAGCGCAGGCAAGGCAAAGGTGCGATTTGAGGTTTTTGATATGTTAGCTCAAGAGGCGCTGCCACTGCCTAAAATTTTACCCTCAAGCGGCGATAAAGTGATCTTAAATTTCCTCTATGACCGCGCCATAATCGTCGCACCTAACGCTGAAATTTACGAGCAGGTTATCAAGGCTTTCCCTAATATAAATTTTATTCACCCAGATCTTGGCGGCGCCTATCTTAGCTACAATCACAAGCCAAATCCCAGCCGTGACGATTTTCGTAAAATTTGCGCGCAAAACAGCGCCGGACTGATTTTTATCGCGATGGATAAACAAGGCGTATTTGCCGACTGCGGCAGCTTCAAGCCTTTGCGTACGTTCGCTAGCGGCAGCGTGGCTTATTATCAGCTGCCGTTTTACTCACGCGTGGGCGAGATAAAGACCGTCATTTGGGACTTTACTAATGGCCCGATCAGCGATTACGACAAACACTACCGCTATTTGCTGGGCTTAGACGGCGATGAATAG